The following are encoded in a window of Ictalurus punctatus breed USDA103 chromosome 13, Coco_2.0, whole genome shotgun sequence genomic DNA:
- the si:ch211-27e6.1 gene encoding LOW QUALITY PROTEIN: serine/threonine-protein kinase H1 homolog (The sequence of the model RefSeq protein was modified relative to this genomic sequence to represent the inferred CDS: substituted 1 base at 1 genomic stop codon) has product MFRTRFDPRITSRYDIKALIGRGSFSHVVRVEHRYTHQPFAIKLLEVREHKGHDTCHVELGILQRVHHANIIHLVEVFETPHHVYLVLELATGGVLLDCVVSXGSFTEHDATKALIMVSRGLSYIHALGVIHQDLKPENLLHYHPGQDSRLIITDFGLACWSQRSQHWALRTLCGTPEYMAPEMVAGSTYGCEVDMWAMGMISYIVLSGSMPFEQRSRPRLFTAILRGSYTFHGQPWSSISDQAKDFIDHVLSVNPDQRMSAEQALKHHWLRNMAACSSNMNLHWPISQNFPSAGLMRLQL; this is encoded by the exons ATGTTTCGGACAAGGTTTGATCCCCGGATCACTTCAAG GTATGACATCAAGGCTCTGATTGGTCGGGGAAGCTTCAGCCATGTGGTGCGTGTTGagcacaggtacacacaccaGCCCTTTGCTATCAAACTCTTGGAGGTCAGAGAGCACAAGGGTCATGATACATGTCATGTTGAGCTTGGGATTCTGCAAAGGGTCCACCACGCTAACATCATTCATCTGGTGGAGGTATTTGAAACTCCTCACCATGTTTATCTTGTCCTAGAGCTGGCCACAGGAGGAGTGCTGCTGGATTGTGTAGTTTCTTGAGGCTCCTTCACAGAGCATGATGCCACCAAAGCACTTATCATGGTGTCCAGAGGACTAAGCTACATCCATGCACTGGGAGTAATTCACCAGGACTTGAAACCAGAAAACTTGCTGCACTACCATCCAGGGCAGGACTCACGCCTAATCATAACCGACTTTGGCCTGGCCTGCTGGA GCCAAAGGTCACAACACTGGGCACTGAGGACACTATGTGGCACCCCAGAGTACATGGCTCCTGAGATGGTGGCTGGTAGTACATATGGCTGTGAAGTGGACATGTGGGCCATGGGCATGATCTCCTACATCGTTCTGAGTGGTTCCATGCCCTTCGAGCAGCGCAGCCGACCTCGTCTGTTCACAGCCATTCTTAGAGGCAGCTACACCTTCCATGGCCAA CCATGGAGCTCAATCTCTGACCAGGCAAAAGACTTCATAGATCATGTGCTGAGTGTCAACCCTGACCAACGAATGTCTGCAGAGCAAGCTCTTAAACACCACTGGCTGCGCAACATGGCTGCCTGCTCCTCTAACATGAACCTCCATTGGCCAATATCACAAAATTTTCCATCAGCGGGCTTAATGCGCCTCCAATTATAG